The sequence GAATAATTTGTAAATCATTCTAAATCTCAACTTTTCTGTTATAATTCATCGTAAATGCAAACAAAGAACAGAAGTGGTTTTACAATCTTAGAGCTATTGGTTGTTTTAACAATATCATCAATATTTTTAGGAATCTCTATTCCGTATCTTAGAGATTTTATAGTCACTAA is a genomic window of Caldisericum sp. containing:
- a CDS encoding type II secretion system protein, which encodes MQTKNRSGFTILELLVVLTISSIFLGISIPYLRDFIVT